Proteins encoded in a region of the Candidatus Methylomirabilis lanthanidiphila genome:
- a CDS encoding phosphoribosylaminoimidazole-succinocarboxamide synthase, whose amino-acid sequence MDNYNIATDVTEPVVLKTECPDLALCARGKVRDIYDFGDRLLLVATDRISAFDVVLPTGIPGKGRVLTALSAFWFQVTADVVPNHLITTEVDAFPPACRPYREILQGRSMLVKKTKPLSIECIVRGYLSGSGWAEYQKTGTVCGIPLPAGLLESCRLDPPLFTPSTKAEQGAHDINITFHEAASQVGSELAERVRGASLALYERARAHALERGIIIADTKFEFGLLDGNLILIDEALTPDSSRFWPCDTYTPGRSQPSFDKQFVRDYLKSIAWGMQEPGPELPPDIVERTSAKYQEALRRLTEADLSS is encoded by the coding sequence ATGGATAACTATAATATCGCAACGGACGTAACGGAACCGGTGGTGCTGAAAACGGAGTGTCCTGATCTCGCCCTCTGCGCAAGGGGGAAGGTCCGGGACATCTATGACTTTGGTGATCGTCTGCTGCTGGTCGCGACAGACCGAATTTCAGCATTTGATGTGGTTCTGCCGACGGGCATTCCAGGAAAGGGGAGGGTGCTCACGGCACTCTCGGCGTTTTGGTTTCAGGTCACCGCGGACGTGGTGCCCAATCACCTGATCACGACCGAGGTCGATGCCTTCCCGCCGGCGTGTCGGCCCTACCGCGAGATACTCCAGGGACGGAGTATGCTGGTCAAGAAGACGAAGCCGCTGTCCATTGAATGCATCGTGCGGGGTTACCTGTCCGGCTCCGGCTGGGCGGAATACCAAAAGACAGGGACCGTGTGCGGCATCCCGCTTCCGGCGGGGTTGCTGGAGTCCTGTCGCCTCGACCCGCCGCTCTTTACCCCTTCAACAAAGGCGGAGCAGGGGGCGCATGATATCAACATCACGTTTCATGAGGCGGCATCCCAAGTGGGTTCGGAGCTGGCTGAGCGTGTGCGAGGGGCGAGTCTGGCGCTGTACGAGCGAGCGCGGGCGCATGCCTTGGAGCGAGGGATCATCATCGCCGACACCAAGTTCGAGTTTGGGCTGCTGGACGGCAATCTCATCCTGATCGACGAGGCGCTGACCCCCGACTCCTCCCGTTTCTGGCCGTGCGATACCTATACGCCTGGCCGGTCCCAACCGAGCTTCGACAAGCAGTTTGTGCGAGACTACCTGAAGTCGATCGCCTGGGGAATGCAGGAGCCGGGACCGGAACTGCCCCCGGACATTGTGGAGCGAACCTCCGCCAAGTATCAGGAAGCCCTTCGGCGGCTGACCGAAGCCGATCTGTCGTCATGA
- a CDS encoding LysR family transcriptional regulator: MTFHQLRVFLAVARHGSYSRAAAELFLSQPAVSAQVRELERALEATFFERVGRTIVLTEAGKELLLYAERICTLTDEARLAMQELDGLKRGRIAVAAVSTAGAYVLPSLLGAFQQQYPGITINLEVTNRALARDRLVHNEVDLVVMGRPPEEVPHVAEPFLSDEIVVVVAPSHALAAARRIPVDRLAQEVFIAREVGSGTRLNADEFFRQQGVKLRVGLELGDNSAVKEAVAAGLGIALLSRHVLRMELALKRLVVLDVQGLPLRRQWFVVHREDKHLSRAAIAFKAFLLTSAEAVLASAGQPRHSKGRPRD; the protein is encoded by the coding sequence ATGACCTTTCATCAGCTTCGCGTCTTTCTGGCAGTCGCCAGACACGGCAGCTACTCGCGCGCCGCCGCGGAGCTGTTTTTGTCCCAACCCGCCGTCTCGGCGCAGGTTCGCGAGCTCGAGCGGGCCCTTGAGGCGACCTTCTTCGAACGGGTCGGACGGACCATCGTCTTGACCGAGGCCGGCAAGGAACTCCTGCTCTACGCCGAACGGATCTGCACGCTGACCGACGAAGCGAGGCTGGCGATGCAAGAGCTCGACGGCCTGAAGCGGGGACGGATTGCCGTCGCCGCCGTCAGCACCGCCGGCGCCTATGTCCTGCCTTCATTGCTCGGCGCATTTCAGCAGCAGTATCCCGGTATCACTATCAATCTGGAGGTCACCAACCGCGCGCTGGCGCGAGATCGCCTGGTGCACAACGAGGTTGATCTCGTCGTCATGGGACGACCCCCTGAGGAGGTTCCGCATGTGGCCGAGCCGTTTCTCTCTGACGAGATCGTGGTTGTCGTCGCCCCATCTCATGCGCTTGCTGCAGCCAGGCGGATTCCGGTAGATCGTCTGGCGCAGGAGGTCTTTATCGCGCGCGAGGTGGGCTCAGGTACCCGTCTGAATGCGGATGAATTCTTCCGGCAGCAAGGGGTGAAGCTCCGGGTTGGGTTGGAGCTGGGGGATAACAGCGCCGTCAAGGAGGCGGTCGCCGCCGGGCTTGGGATTGCCCTGCTCTCCCGTCACGTTCTTCGGATGGAACTCGCGCTCAAGCGTCTGGTGGTGCTGGATGTTCAGGGGCTTCCGCTGCGGCGGCAGTGGTTTGTGGTACACCGTGAAGACAAACACCTCAGTCGGGCGGCGATCGCGTTCAAGGCATTCCTGCTCACCTCGGCCGAGGCGGTATTGGCGTCTGCAGGTCAACCCCGGCACAGTAAAGGGCGCCCGCGCGACTGA